A region from the Aphis gossypii isolate Hap1 chromosome 1, ASM2018417v2, whole genome shotgun sequence genome encodes:
- the LOC114131069 gene encoding phosphatidylcholine:ceramide cholinephosphotransferase 2-like isoform X1 — protein MVSSAFTWMVLESKGEPSTDGIQNKIGIKGVSYTCNEDHKKEYVHIEVDMPPANGHLNERQRQPLLGLCKQVTTAISNGVGWEPRNDSNADNSEHQRPNMGHIHQALVDNKHQSDSGTTPTEDDIGFSHKYLNNNANGAAVHIDIPNNANVLSSNDKIRIPQEKFKTFVALILLIVNFLITTTSLAVVHERVPDRSLYKPLPDTFLDAVPARDWALDVSEIFIIVSTNLTLLIIASHKYRFIVLRRLMFMLSLLYLLRSITMFVTVLPTSSTTYYCSPKANSTNPVLIARRVFQLFSGFGLSINGKHTFCGDYIYSGHTTILVMSYLITVEYSPRRWYILHWASWLMAAVGVLMVLIAHGHYTIDVIIAYLVTTRLFWIYHTLANNVYLKHSSSNNYLSRTWWFWMFKYFEGNINGPIPRQYDWPLPWPRRFTAAKYPNRDS, from the exons gATGGTACTAGAATCGAAAGGAGAGCCTAGCACTGATGGAATCCAAAACAAAATTGGAATTAAAGGGGTTTCCTATACTTGTAACGAAGATCATAAAAAAGAATACGTTCATATTGAAGTTGACATGCCTCCAGCTAATGGCCATTTA AATGAACGTCAAAGGCAGCCATTGTTGGGCTTATGTAAACAGGTGACAACAGCTATTAGTAATGGTGTTGGTTGGGAACCAAGAAATGATTCAAATGCAGACAATAGTGAGCATCAACGACCTAATATGGGTCATATACACCAAGCCTTAGTAGACAACAAGCATCAATCTGATAGTGGGACAACACCTACTGAAGATGATATTGGGTTTAGTCACAAATATCTCAACAATAATGCCAATGGAGCAGCTGTGCACATAGATATACCAAATAATGCTAATGTGTTATCATCGAATGATAAAATTAGGATTCCACAAGAGAAATTCAAGACTTTTGTTG cATTAATACTGTTGattgtgaattttttaatcaccaCTACATCTTTGGCTGTTGTCCATGAAAGGGTGCCTGATCGTAGTCTGTACAAACCATTACCggatacatttttagatgCTGTACCTGCTCGAGATTGGGCATTAGATGTAtcagaaatatttatcattgtcAGCACAaacttaacattattaattattgccagtcataagtatag gTTTATTGTACTACGTAGATTGATGTTCATGTTGTCTCTTCTATATCTCCTACGCTCTATCACAATGTTTGTAACTGTATTACCCACTTCTAGTACCACTTATTATTGTTCACCCAAAGCCAACTCAACAAATCCAGTACTGATTGCTAGACGTGTATTCCAGTTGTTTTCTGGTTTTGGTTTGTCAATCAATGGAAAGCACACATTTTGTGgcgattatatatatagcggACATACCACAATTTTAGTGATGAGTTACTTAATCACCgttgaat aCTCTCCCAGACGATGGTATATATTGCATTGGGCTTCATGGTTGATGGCAGCTGTTGGAGTATTAATGGTACTCATAGCACATGGTCACTATACTATTGATGTGATTATTGCATACTTAGTTACTACACGACTGTTTTGGATATACCATACATTAGCTAATAATGTTTATCtaaag cataGCAGTTCCAATAATTACTTATCACGAACATGGTGGTTTTGgatgttcaaatattttgaaggaAATATCAATGGTCCAATACCTCGTCAATATGATTGGCCTTTACCATGGCCTCGACGTTTCACAGCTGCTAAATATCCAAATCGAGATAGTTAG
- the LOC114131069 gene encoding phosphatidylcholine:ceramide cholinephosphotransferase 2-like isoform X2 produces the protein MVLESKGEPSTDGIQNKIGIKGVSYTCNEDHKKEYVHIEVDMPPANGHLNERQRQPLLGLCKQVTTAISNGVGWEPRNDSNADNSEHQRPNMGHIHQALVDNKHQSDSGTTPTEDDIGFSHKYLNNNANGAAVHIDIPNNANVLSSNDKIRIPQEKFKTFVALILLIVNFLITTTSLAVVHERVPDRSLYKPLPDTFLDAVPARDWALDVSEIFIIVSTNLTLLIIASHKYRFIVLRRLMFMLSLLYLLRSITMFVTVLPTSSTTYYCSPKANSTNPVLIARRVFQLFSGFGLSINGKHTFCGDYIYSGHTTILVMSYLITVEYSPRRWYILHWASWLMAAVGVLMVLIAHGHYTIDVIIAYLVTTRLFWIYHTLANNVYLKHSSSNNYLSRTWWFWMFKYFEGNINGPIPRQYDWPLPWPRRFTAAKYPNRDS, from the exons ATGGTACTAGAATCGAAAGGAGAGCCTAGCACTGATGGAATCCAAAACAAAATTGGAATTAAAGGGGTTTCCTATACTTGTAACGAAGATCATAAAAAAGAATACGTTCATATTGAAGTTGACATGCCTCCAGCTAATGGCCATTTA AATGAACGTCAAAGGCAGCCATTGTTGGGCTTATGTAAACAGGTGACAACAGCTATTAGTAATGGTGTTGGTTGGGAACCAAGAAATGATTCAAATGCAGACAATAGTGAGCATCAACGACCTAATATGGGTCATATACACCAAGCCTTAGTAGACAACAAGCATCAATCTGATAGTGGGACAACACCTACTGAAGATGATATTGGGTTTAGTCACAAATATCTCAACAATAATGCCAATGGAGCAGCTGTGCACATAGATATACCAAATAATGCTAATGTGTTATCATCGAATGATAAAATTAGGATTCCACAAGAGAAATTCAAGACTTTTGTTG cATTAATACTGTTGattgtgaattttttaatcaccaCTACATCTTTGGCTGTTGTCCATGAAAGGGTGCCTGATCGTAGTCTGTACAAACCATTACCggatacatttttagatgCTGTACCTGCTCGAGATTGGGCATTAGATGTAtcagaaatatttatcattgtcAGCACAaacttaacattattaattattgccagtcataagtatag gTTTATTGTACTACGTAGATTGATGTTCATGTTGTCTCTTCTATATCTCCTACGCTCTATCACAATGTTTGTAACTGTATTACCCACTTCTAGTACCACTTATTATTGTTCACCCAAAGCCAACTCAACAAATCCAGTACTGATTGCTAGACGTGTATTCCAGTTGTTTTCTGGTTTTGGTTTGTCAATCAATGGAAAGCACACATTTTGTGgcgattatatatatagcggACATACCACAATTTTAGTGATGAGTTACTTAATCACCgttgaat aCTCTCCCAGACGATGGTATATATTGCATTGGGCTTCATGGTTGATGGCAGCTGTTGGAGTATTAATGGTACTCATAGCACATGGTCACTATACTATTGATGTGATTATTGCATACTTAGTTACTACACGACTGTTTTGGATATACCATACATTAGCTAATAATGTTTATCtaaag cataGCAGTTCCAATAATTACTTATCACGAACATGGTGGTTTTGgatgttcaaatattttgaaggaAATATCAATGGTCCAATACCTCGTCAATATGATTGGCCTTTACCATGGCCTCGACGTTTCACAGCTGCTAAATATCCAAATCGAGATAGTTAG